The Vulpes vulpes isolate BD-2025 chromosome 10, VulVul3, whole genome shotgun sequence genome has a window encoding:
- the HCAR2 gene encoding hydroxycarboxylic acid receptor 2 — MNLHQQQNHFLEIDKKNCCVFRDDFIANVLPPVLGLEFVFGLLGNGLALWIFCFHLKSWKSSRIFLFNLAVADFLLIICLPFLTDNYVRKWDWRFGDIPCRLMLFMLAMNRQGSIIFLTVVAVDRYFRVVHPHHALNKISNRTAALISCLLWGVTIGLTGHLLYKKMLIRNRDANLCSSFSICHTFRWHDAMFLLEFILPLGIILFCSARIIWSLRQRQMDRHAKIKRAINFIMVVAIVFIICFLPSVAVRIRIFWLLHTTGTKNCDIYRSVDLAFFITLSFTYMNSMLDPLVYYFSSPSFPNFFSTLINRCLRKKTPQELDNNQSTSMELTGDLNTTRSVPDNLVVNSGEPWNPSYLTPASR; from the coding sequence ATGAATCTGCACCAGCAGCAGAATCATTTTCTGGAAATAGACAAGAAGAACTGCTGTGTGTTCCGGGATGACTTCATCGCCAATGTGCTGCCACCCGTATTGGGGCTGGAGTTTGTGTTCGGGCTTCTGGGCAATGGCCTTGCCCTGTggattttctgcttccatctCAAGTCCTGGAAATCCAGCCGGATCTTCTTGTTCAACTTGGCTGTGGCTGACTTTCTCCTGATCATCTGCCTGCCATTCTTGACGGACAACTATGTGAGGAAGTGGGACTGGAGGTTTGGGGACATCCCTTGCCGGCTAATGCTCTTCATGCTGGCCATGAACCGCCAGGGCAGCATCATCTTTCTCACGGTGGTGGCTGTGGACAGGTACTTCCGGGTGGTCCATCCTCACCATGCTCTGAACAAGATCTCGAATAGGACAGCGGCCCTCATTTCCTGCCTCTTGTGGGGTGTCACCATTGGCCTGACGGGTCACCTCCTATACAAAAAAATGCTGATCAGGAATAGAGATGCAAATTTGTGCAGCAGCTTTAGCATCTGCCATACCTTCAGGTGGCATGATGCTATGTTCCTTCTGGAATTCATCCTGCCTTTGGGCATCATCCTATTCTGCTCGGCCAGAATCATCTGGAGTCTGCGCCAACGACAAATGGACAGACATGCCAAGATCAAGAGAGCCATCAACTTCATCATGGTGGTGGCCATCGTCTTCATCATCTGTTTCCTGCCCAGTGTGGCCGTGCGCATACGCATTTTCTGGCTCTTGCACACTACAGGTACGAAGAACTGTGACATCTATCGCTCGGTTGACCTGGCATTTTTCATCACCCTTAGCTTCACCTACATGAACAGCATGCTGGACCCTTTGGTATACTACTTCTCCAGCCCCTCTTTCCCCAACTTCTTCTCCACCCTGATCAACCGCTGCCTGAGGAAAAAGACACCACAAGAGTTGGATAACAACCAGAGCACAAGCATGGAGCTCACAGGTGATCTGAATACTACCAGGAGTGTGCCGGACAATTTAGTGGTCAACTCTGGTGAGCCATGGAACCCATCTTACCTGACCCCAGCTTCTCGCTAA